In Balneola sp., a genomic segment contains:
- a CDS encoding transcriptional regulator, whose protein sequence is MYVSNNKIEDAVRIFKEHQGVMRTAEALDTGISPRTLYYMRDEGYLTQLERGVYQLQDKEPLSNPDLVIVARKIPDAVVCLISALDLHNITDDIPHKVHIALPRTSRNPTLDYPPVNVYRFSDKTLKGGVETKEFDGISVKVFNPAKTIADCFKFRNQIGLDVAIEALKRGINEGKASYNDIVKYAKLCKVERVIKPYLEAIGHG, encoded by the coding sequence ATGTACGTTTCAAACAACAAAATAGAAGACGCTGTCCGGATTTTTAAAGAACATCAGGGAGTAATGCGCACCGCAGAGGCTCTGGATACGGGTATATCACCCCGCACCCTATACTATATGAGAGATGAGGGGTATCTAACTCAACTTGAGAGAGGTGTATATCAGCTTCAGGATAAAGAGCCTCTTAGTAATCCCGATCTGGTTATTGTAGCCCGAAAAATACCGGACGCCGTTGTATGCCTTATATCCGCCCTTGATCTCCATAATATAACTGACGATATACCTCATAAAGTACATATAGCTCTTCCAAGAACAAGTCGTAACCCTACACTCGATTATCCACCTGTAAACGTATATCGATTCTCTGACAAGACCCTTAAAGGGGGAGTAGAAACGAAAGAGTTCGACGGTATCTCAGTAAAAGTATTCAACCCTGCCAAGACCATTGCCGACTGTTTCAAATTCCGCAATCAAATTGGTCTTGATGTAGCTATTGAAGCACTTAAGCGAGGAATTAATGAAGGCAAAGCATCTTATAATGATATCGTGAAGTATGCGAAACTGTGTAAAGTAGAACGAGTGATAAAACCCTACCTGGAGGCCATTGGTCATGGATGA